In the genome of Thermoproteus tenax Kra 1, the window GCCTGAGTCGAATGGCTAAGGCGAGGAGGATCATGTATTATGTAGTCGAAAGACGCGCCTCTCAGGGCCTTGACAAAGTCCATTACGTCGCACAGCTCTACATCGATCCTGTCGCCGAAGAGTCCTCTACTATAGGGGTTATAGGAGGCTAACAATAACACGTTTGGGTCCGCCTCAACGGTCAATACGTATTTAGCGCCTCTGGCCAGAGATTCTATCGCCGTATAGCCCAGCCCAGTGCAGCACTCGAATACGCGGCCCCTCACGTACTTGACCTTTCGCTTAGTTACATCTAGAGGGTTCTCCAAGACGCTGTGCATCGTTATTCCGTTTATCATCAAAGTAGGCGCCCAGCCCCTCCGGTATACGCACAGCTTGTAGAAGTGCTCTCCGGCTATAGAGAGTTGTCTCCAACCGGACTCATATACGTATATATCACAGCTCTCTTCGTCCAATTCTGGTAATTCATCCAAGTCTATCTCGTATATTGTACCATTAAAGACGAAGCGGGCACGCCGTCCTCGATATTCGATAGGGGTTCTTGTGAGCTCTAGGTCGAAGGAGACGCTGCCCCTCATCTGTCTCAAGTCCTCGATCTGCCACTTAGAGACTACGGGCAGACCACGATGTTGGAAAATTTCAGATACCTCCATGTGATGTTTCTTAAACACCGCATTTATATCGTGGGATAAGGCTAATAACATGACGCCGATTGGAGAGTATATCCGCTATCTCGTCATATCGCGCCTAGCTAAAGGTCCGGCGACGGTCGACGAACTGAACTCGGTGGTAGAGGACGCCGTGAGGAGACTGGGGGTCAACTATAATTGGCGCATATGGCCCGAGCTCGTCAAACGCGAGGTGGCGTTCGACGGTAATACGGCCAAATTGACCGAGAGGGGAAGGTGGGTCGCGGCCGTGGGCTTGAAGGCCATGGCCAGGTATGTGCAGAGGACGCTGGGCCGCGTCACTCTGGCGCTATGAGGGATACCTTGGCCACATAGGGCAAGACAGCCGGCAATATGCGCTTTATGTAGGCTACGACTCTGTTGCCGCAGCTCCTCGCGGCCTCCTCGCGTAGATATGCGAAAAAGTGAGGAGACCGGTCCCATGCCTCTTTGACCGCCTGGACAAGGGGGGACAGTTGTTCCAAGCGTATGGGCCCCTCCTGAGTTGCTATGTATATGTCGTCGGCCTTAGGATCGAAGGCCGCGTGAGCGATTTCGAGATCGCCGTCAGCTAGCTTGCATCCGGTTTTTTCAAGCATTCTATTAAGTTCCTCTATTAACACGGTCTTCATTATCTGTTGCGCCTCGATTTCAGACGATGAGTATATCTCGTCGATAGTCCTGTTAATCAGCTTCACATCATCTTTAAATATTTCGAGATAATCCTTGTCTCTTTTCCACAGAGATATATAGCCCAGCTTTCTGCGCGAGAGGAGATCCTTGAACTTTGTATCGTTAATAAATACTGATACAAAGAAGTCGTCTGTAGTCCGCCACAGTAAATCCTCAGAGATATCTCCTGAGACGAAACGGGCTAAGTCGCATAGATATTCGCATATTACGCCCTTCAGAGAGCCCTCTCTACACTTTTGTATATTTTCTCTAAGTATTGATCTCGCCACCTCCGTGAAGAGGATAGTCTTATGATGTAGATAGACATGCCGGTATATGTTATATCTAGTGATCACATAGCCCTCCAGATGGACGCGGGCCTTCTCGTCGAAGACAAGCCCGTAGCCTTTCACATAGTCGATATTGCTGATCATGCGCTCAAGGTCAATGTGGCCTATAGAGGTCCCCACGGCGGCGCCTGTGAAGTATAAGTCGCGCATTATATAATCAAGGCGGTCAGCATCGAGAGTGCCGGAGACTATGCCCGATAATATCTTCACGATCTCTCCGTCCTTTGACGAATATTCCTTGTCTAATATCGATTTAATGAGGCTCGGGTCGTAGCCGCGCTCCCTTAGATCAGACGAGATCCGTTCCACTATGAGCCGGCCTGTGACCTCGTGAGGCTTCTCTCTCTCGAAGAGAGATATGTCGACGGAGTTCCCACACCCCAAGTCCTTAGACGCAGAAACTAGCTCGCCTATGACTCCCTCAAACGTGTGCGAGAAGGGGTAGTGCCCTATGTCGTGCAGTAGAGCGGCCAGCCGCAGATGTTTGAGGAGATAGTCCAGATCTTCCGACACTGCCACCTTAGGGAGCAGCTCCTTGCCGATATGGTAGGCCAGATGCATAACCCCAAGAGAGTGGTCGAACCGCGAGTACACCGCAGAGGGATAGACCAAATAGACCATCCCCAACTGTTTTATATAGCGGAGCCGCTGTATGACGGGCAATGAGTCCAGTAGCTCTACCTCATCTTTAGTCAAACGGATCCAACCATGGACCGGATCTCGAATCTGTTTGATGAATTGCACACAATTATTAGACCTCAGTTATTTTAGCGTGCGCGTGGCTATAATCGGGGCAGGCCCAGCTGGGCTCTCTGCCGCCAGAGGCCTTGACGCAGATGTGTTTGAAGAACACGACAGCGTGGGCCTTCCGCGGCACTGTACGAGTCTCGTGAGCTCCGAGGGGGCAGAGTCGTCGGGTATAAGTCCTTCGTTGGTCGTAAGTAAGTATAACCTTGTCACACTGATGAACCTAAGGGGAGACTACATCGTGTTCAGACTTAGGAAGCCCGTCTATATGATAGATAGGCCCGGCCTTGAGGACAAGCTGGCCGAGGGCATTGCAGTGAAGCTCCGTAGTAGAGTCACAGGCGTGGAGGGCCACTATATATTTGTAAACAACGAACGTCGCGGACCCTACGACGTCATCGTCATAGCCGAGGGCGCGGCGAGGAGGTTTTCTGAAAGGTACGGAAAGGTGGTCAGATTGCCGGGGCTTCAGATCGACGCGAGGATAGCGGGCAGGCCCTTAGAAGAGATGAACGTTATATACGATAGAAAAATATCTCAGAGCTATTTCGCCTGGGTTGTACACATAGACGGCGAGCTCTACAGAATAGGCCTCGCAGATAGATCGCAGATTCCCCAGAAGTTGCAAAAATTGTTGAAGATATTCAGAGCGGAGCCTGTGTCTAAGCCGTTCGGCGGAGGCGTCTTGGCAGGCCCTCCCGCGCCTAGGTTAGTAGTAGGCCCTCATGCCTTGGTTGGAGATGCAGCAGGCCTCACTAAACCTCTGAGCGGGGGAGGGATAGTTCTGGCCCTAAAGAGCGGCGTAGCTCTTAGAGACTCGATCAATAAAGGGGACTTGGGCCTCTATGAGTCCGCGCTTAGGCCAACCCTACTAAGGTTGAAAGTTGCACACCTCGCATATAAATTCATGTACGAAAGGGGGTTCGTCCACAAGTCGCTGGCACTTTTCAGTAAGTCGGAATTCTTGGCGTACGACTATGACGACCATGTGAAGACTCTGTTGCTCGCCCTCATGACGACCCACAAAGCGCCGATAGCTCTGGCGGAGGGGCTACGGTATTATCTGCGCTCGGAAAAAATTTAAAGCAACATAAAGATAAAGTCGCCGGGGTGGCCGAGCGGCCCAAGGCGCGGGACTCGAGGCCAGGGGGACGCGTGACATCCCGTCCCCGCGAGGGGGCGTGGGTTCAAATCCCACCCCCGGCGTTCTTTCACCTATATCGGCCGAACGCTACATAGTATGCCCCAACCAGGATCGCGAAGAAGATAAACCTGACGAGCCACAGCCCCACGCCCGCGGAGCTCTGGGGTCTCACAAGCAGCGGAAAAACGCCTATATATGGTATTGTTACGACGACCTCTCCCACTAAGTTGTTCAAAGTCACAGGAGGCTCGCCGTAGGCTTGGTCGGAGATAGGATTTGTCAACATATTATCGCCCTTTGTCGTGATCTGACACCCAGGATCGACTGCGATGACTCTGTGTATGATCCACTCGCCTGGAGGGAAGGGTAGGCTTGCAATATAGACGACGATATCGCCGACGTGTATCTGCGAGCAAGTCTGCACGCCAGTTAAGATCACGAAGTCCCCAACCCTCAATGTGGGCAACATAGACCATGATGAAACTACTGCAAAGGGCCATGAGACATGGATGACGTATCGGGCAACAAGGAAGATGAGGAAGATCAATACGGCGAAGACGAGCAGATCCGTAGTCCATCTATCGCCCATGACCCTCCACATTTTGAGGACAAAATAAGTTTGCGGAGAAAGATTTTTATAGACGCAAATTATGTCAAGCTATGGCTCAAGCACCCAGGAGCGGGGTTCCAGTAATGATACTCAAGGAGGGCTCCCAGAGGACTACAGGCGAGGACGCTCGTCGTAGCAATATACAAGCTGCCAAGGTCATCTCGGAGATACTGTCGACATCGCTAGGCCCCAGAGGCATGGACAAAATGCTTATAGACGCCTTCGGCGACGTCACTATAACTGGCGATGGCGCTGCGATATTAAAGGAGATGGAGATACAACATCCCGCTGCTAAGTTGCTCATCGAGGTCGCCAAGGCGCAAGACGCGGAGGTCGGTGACGGAACTACCACTGTCGTAGTTCTTGCAGGTAAGCTCCTTACGGCGGCTGAGGAGCTGTTGGAGGAGGGAATACACCCCACGATTATAATTGATGGCTTTAAGAAGGCGGCCGACTATGCGGCCAAGGTCGCTGAGGAGATCGCCAGGCCTATACAGTTAACGAAGGATGATATGGTCAAGGTTGTAGTAAACTCGCTGAGCAGCAAAATAGTATCTGAGGCCAAGGATTATCTCGCACAAATCACTGTCGATGCAGCCTTCCAAGCGGTGGAGCAGAGGAATGGGACTCCCTATCTGGATCTCGACTGGATTAAGATCGAGAAGAAGAAAGGGAAGTCGCTCTACGAGACTCAGTTAGTCCAGGGGATTGTACTCGACAAGGAGGTTGTGCACCCCGGCATGCCTAAGCGTGTTGAGAACGCCAAGATAGCCATACTCGACGCGCCACTAGAGATAGAGAAGCCTGAGTGGACCACTAAAATAAGCGTGAACAGCCCAGAGCAGATAAAGGCGTTCCTAGACCAGGAGGCCGATATACTCAAGAAATACGTGGATCACTTAGCCGAGATAGGCGCAAACGTAGTGATAACTCAGAAGGGTATTGACGAAGTGGCTCAACACTTCTTGGCGAAGAGAGGTATAATGGCCGTCAGGCGCGTCAAGAGGAGCGACATAGAGAAGTTGGCCAGAGCTACCGGCGCCCGCATAATAACTAGCATCAAGGACGCCAAGTCTGAGGACTTGGGGAGCGCCGGATTAGTAGAGGAGAGGAAAGTCGGTGAGGAGAAAATGGTATTCGTCGAAAAAGTACAGAATCCGAAGGCTGTGACAATCTTAGTGCGCGGCGGCAGCGATAGAGTGCTCGACGAGGTTGAGCGCTCTATGCAAGACGCCCTACATGTAGCCAGAGATCTGTTTAGATTGCCGAAGATAGTGCCCGGAGGCGGCGCGTTTGAAGCCGAGCTAGCGAGACGCGTCCGCGAATTCGCCAGAAAGATGCCGGGCAAAGAGCAGCTGGCCGCGCTCAAATTCGCCGACGCCCTGGAGAGTATACCAGTTATATTGTCTCTGACGGCCGGCCTAGACCCCGTAGACGCCATAGCGGAGCTGAGGCGTCGCCACGATAACGGAGAGATCACAGCTGGCGTTGACGTATTAAGCGG includes:
- a CDS encoding HD domain-containing protein yields the protein MQFIKQIRDPVHGWIRLTKDEVELLDSLPVIQRLRYIKQLGMVYLVYPSAVYSRFDHSLGVMHLAYHIGKELLPKVAVSEDLDYLLKHLRLAALLHDIGHYPFSHTFEGVIGELVSASKDLGCGNSVDISLFEREKPHEVTGRLIVERISSDLRERGYDPSLIKSILDKEYSSKDGEIVKILSGIVSGTLDADRLDYIMRDLYFTGAAVGTSIGHIDLERMISNIDYVKGYGLVFDEKARVHLEGYVITRYNIYRHVYLHHKTILFTEVARSILRENIQKCREGSLKGVICEYLCDLARFVSGDISEDLLWRTTDDFFVSVFINDTKFKDLLSRRKLGYISLWKRDKDYLEIFKDDVKLINRTIDEIYSSSEIEAQQIMKTVLIEELNRMLEKTGCKLADGDLEIAHAAFDPKADDIYIATQEGPIRLEQLSPLVQAVKEAWDRSPHFFAYLREEAARSCGNRVVAYIKRILPAVLPYVAKVSLIAPE
- a CDS encoding class I SAM-dependent methyltransferase; amino-acid sequence: MEVSEIFQHRGLPVVSKWQIEDLRQMRGSVSFDLELTRTPIEYRGRRARFVFNGTIYEIDLDELPELDEESCDIYVYESGWRQLSIAGEHFYKLCVYRRGWAPTLMINGITMHSVLENPLDVTKRKVKYVRGRVFECCTGLGYTAIESLARGAKYVLTVEADPNVLLLASYNPYSRGLFGDRIDVELCDVMDFVKALRGASFDYIIHDPPRLSHSTQALYSEQLYTEYKRIVRRGGGLFHYTGSTGSKYRGISVWKGVAERLRYSGFVVERVERGFGVYARSK
- the thsA gene encoding thermosome subunit alpha, which encodes MAQAPRSGVPVMILKEGSQRTTGEDARRSNIQAAKVISEILSTSLGPRGMDKMLIDAFGDVTITGDGAAILKEMEIQHPAAKLLIEVAKAQDAEVGDGTTTVVVLAGKLLTAAEELLEEGIHPTIIIDGFKKAADYAAKVAEEIARPIQLTKDDMVKVVVNSLSSKIVSEAKDYLAQITVDAAFQAVEQRNGTPYLDLDWIKIEKKKGKSLYETQLVQGIVLDKEVVHPGMPKRVENAKIAILDAPLEIEKPEWTTKISVNSPEQIKAFLDQEADILKKYVDHLAEIGANVVITQKGIDEVAQHFLAKRGIMAVRRVKRSDIEKLARATGARIITSIKDAKSEDLGSAGLVEERKVGEEKMVFVEKVQNPKAVTILVRGGSDRVLDEVERSMQDALHVARDLFRLPKIVPGGGAFEAELARRVREFARKMPGKEQLAALKFADALESIPVILSLTAGLDPVDAIAELRRRHDNGEITAGVDVLSGKIADMAALNVWDPLIVKQNVIRSATEAAIMVLRIDDIIAAGAPKKEEKKGEKKEGEEGESKSD
- a CDS encoding signal peptidase I, which encodes MGDRWTTDLLVFAVLIFLIFLVARYVIHVSWPFAVVSSWSMLPTLRVGDFVILTGVQTCSQIHVGDIVVYIASLPFPPGEWIIHRVIAVDPGCQITTKGDNMLTNPISDQAYGEPPVTLNNLVGEVVVTIPYIGVFPLLVRPQSSAGVGLWLVRFIFFAILVGAYYVAFGRYR
- a CDS encoding NAD(P)/FAD-dependent oxidoreductase — encoded protein: MRVAIIGAGPAGLSAARGLDADVFEEHDSVGLPRHCTSLVSSEGAESSGISPSLVVSKYNLVTLMNLRGDYIVFRLRKPVYMIDRPGLEDKLAEGIAVKLRSRVTGVEGHYIFVNNERRGPYDVIVIAEGAARRFSERYGKVVRLPGLQIDARIAGRPLEEMNVIYDRKISQSYFAWVVHIDGELYRIGLADRSQIPQKLQKLLKIFRAEPVSKPFGGGVLAGPPAPRLVVGPHALVGDAAGLTKPLSGGGIVLALKSGVALRDSINKGDLGLYESALRPTLLRLKVAHLAYKFMYERGFVHKSLALFSKSEFLAYDYDDHVKTLLLALMTTHKAPIALAEGLRYYLRSEKI